One genomic segment of Oncorhynchus mykiss isolate Arlee chromosome 10, USDA_OmykA_1.1, whole genome shotgun sequence includes these proteins:
- the LOC110534462 gene encoding beta-1,4-galactosyltransferase 1 isoform X2, producing MLGGFLLLFLLSSSEDGDNTFNRAKLMNIGYAEALKEYDYDCFVFSDVDLIPMDDRNTYKCFRQPRHLSVSMDKFGFKLPYNQYFGGVSALSKEQFLEINGFPNNYWGWGGEDDDIFNRVSSRGMSISRPDSEVGKCRMIRHERDKLNDPNPQRFDRIQRTRLTMNTDGINSLKYEVVKVEKDPLFTKITVDVGKP from the exons GATGGAGACAACACGTTCAACAGGGCCAAGCTGATGAACATTGGCTATGCTGAGGCACTGAAAGAGTATGACTACGACTGCTTTGTGTTCAGTGACGTGGACCTCATCCCCATGGATGACCGCAACACCTACAAATGCTTCCGCCAGCCCAGACACCTGTCTGTCTCCATGGACAAGTTTGGCTTCAA GTTGCCCTATAACCAGTACTTTGGCGGTGTCTCAGCGTTAAGTAAGGAGCAGTTCCTGGAAATCAATGGCTTTCCCAACAACTACTGGGGCTGGGGTGGGGAAGATGACGACATTTTCAACAG GGTGAGCTCTAGAGGAATGTCCATCTCTCGTCCAGATAGCGAGGTTGGAAAATGCCGGATGATCCGTCACGAAAGAGACAAACTGAACGACCCAAATCCTCAGAG GTTTGACAGGATACAACGCACAAGACTGACGATGAATACCGATGGTATAAACTCTCTCAAGTACGAAGTCGTCAAAGTGGAAAAGGATCCTCTGTTCACGAAAATCACAGTAGATGTGGGGAAACCTTAG